One Lacticaseibacillus rhamnosus genomic window carries:
- a CDS encoding PRD domain-containing protein, with product MLLKVKQVYNNNAVLVDVGNGKEAILQGKGIGFSKRKGDDVDPKASSEILYLNDTQVKNHFTSLLKDVPIDIVVATFGVIGMAKKKYHYPVLNYIYVTLTDHVFQMYKRLTAGKYQASPAPDIRDRYPLPYQIAADARRQLNHDLGVQFPEAEIKNIALHFINAKGVDGELDPTVTLTARVNAIVTQVFAKYGLNRNFANQNYFDRLMIHLQYLVERLNTNEQDEADLGPEIGQDFRRLYPKSFTIATEICTELEKALQIKLNENEHVYFIIHIQRLIQEPQTLPPEYP from the coding sequence ATGTTGCTAAAGGTCAAGCAAGTCTATAACAATAATGCTGTACTTGTAGACGTTGGCAACGGTAAAGAGGCGATTCTTCAGGGGAAAGGAATTGGTTTCAGCAAGCGTAAAGGTGATGACGTTGATCCAAAAGCGAGTTCGGAAATACTTTATCTAAATGATACGCAAGTCAAAAATCACTTTACATCTTTACTCAAAGATGTACCGATTGACATTGTTGTTGCTACATTTGGTGTGATCGGAATGGCAAAAAAGAAGTATCACTATCCGGTTTTGAACTATATTTATGTCACACTTACGGACCACGTCTTTCAGATGTATAAACGATTGACTGCCGGCAAATATCAAGCTAGTCCAGCGCCTGACATCCGTGATCGTTACCCGTTGCCTTACCAGATCGCAGCCGATGCGCGCCGACAGCTTAACCATGATCTTGGCGTTCAGTTTCCTGAAGCCGAAATTAAGAATATTGCCTTACATTTTATTAATGCAAAGGGAGTGGATGGCGAACTGGATCCGACCGTGACCCTGACGGCGCGCGTCAATGCAATCGTGACACAAGTATTTGCTAAATATGGGTTAAATCGCAATTTTGCTAATCAAAATTACTTCGATCGGCTAATGATTCATTTGCAATACCTTGTTGAACGTTTAAATACCAATGAGCAAGACGAGGCTGACCTTGGTCCGGAAATTGGTCAGGACTTCAGGCGCCTTTATCCCAAATCGTTTACGATCGCAACTGAAATTTGTACGGAGCTGGAAAAAGCCTTACAAATTAAGCTCAACGAAAACGAGCATGTGTACTTTATTATCCATATTCAACGGCTCATCCAAGAACCGCAAACACTTCCGCCTGAATATCCATAG
- a CDS encoding PTS lactose transporter subunit IIBC: MQVIVKRLEKHQALFEKISRNIYLMAIKDGFLAAMPIILFSSIFILLSNIPPLIGIKVPVDLNAWFNKIYNYTMGFVGFYVAGTTAKALTGSMNQRIKGGRFLNNTSTMMASMVGFMLLAIGTTSKGNFLPTFFGTQGILSAFVAAFVTVWVYKFCVERDLTIKMPKEVPGAISQNFRDIIPFGAATLIFSLIDVASRAALKVPFSAIIATVLAPVFKGAETYPGMMFIWFLIPMFWFLGVHGPSVVKPALESALFGNTTANLDLFKAGNFPYHALTENFGNFVGELGGTGATFIVPFLFMFFMKSKQLKAIGKASFIPVMFAVNEPLLFGAPIILNPYFLIPFVLAPVVNVVIGKAFIDFHIMRGFMYFMSWALPGPIGAFIDTNFQWTSLLLMAILLTVDALIYMPFIKAYDAELLEQEAAVDAGTATAAATAGASEVTAEADAATAQEFPEPEEVKQAETAKQEEANQNPAAGKKLDHELKVLVLCAGGGTSEQLANALTEGAKEYHEPIVASAGAYGSHHDILPNYDLVVLAPQVRTYYSDLKHDTDRLGIKLVATKGQQYIALTRDPEKALDFIVENYKDVEKKPQDSSDSK, translated from the coding sequence ATGCAAGTCATTGTTAAACGACTTGAGAAACATCAGGCGTTGTTTGAAAAAATCTCGCGTAATATTTACCTGATGGCCATTAAAGATGGTTTTCTGGCAGCAATGCCGATTATTCTGTTCTCCAGTATTTTCATTCTATTATCAAATATTCCGCCACTGATTGGGATTAAGGTTCCAGTTGATCTCAACGCATGGTTCAATAAGATTTATAACTACACAATGGGTTTTGTTGGTTTTTATGTTGCCGGGACGACAGCCAAGGCCTTAACTGGATCGATGAATCAACGAATTAAAGGTGGGCGCTTTCTCAACAATACGTCAACGATGATGGCTTCAATGGTAGGATTCATGCTGTTGGCGATTGGCACCACCAGTAAAGGCAACTTCTTACCAACATTCTTTGGCACACAAGGGATTTTGTCTGCCTTTGTTGCAGCGTTTGTGACTGTTTGGGTCTACAAATTCTGTGTTGAACGTGATTTGACCATCAAGATGCCTAAAGAAGTGCCTGGAGCCATTTCCCAGAACTTCCGTGATATTATTCCGTTCGGTGCTGCAACTTTAATTTTTTCACTCATTGATGTTGCCTCACGTGCGGCGTTGAAAGTGCCATTCAGTGCTATTATTGCGACTGTGCTTGCGCCTGTCTTTAAAGGTGCTGAGACATATCCTGGCATGATGTTTATTTGGTTCTTAATCCCGATGTTCTGGTTCTTGGGCGTACACGGACCATCAGTTGTCAAGCCAGCTCTTGAATCAGCATTGTTTGGGAACACCACCGCCAATTTGGACTTGTTTAAGGCCGGAAACTTTCCATATCATGCACTGACCGAAAATTTTGGTAACTTTGTTGGTGAACTTGGTGGTACCGGGGCGACCTTTATTGTCCCGTTTCTATTCATGTTTTTCATGAAATCAAAACAATTAAAAGCGATTGGTAAAGCATCATTTATCCCCGTTATGTTCGCGGTCAATGAACCACTGCTGTTCGGTGCACCAATCATCTTGAATCCTTACTTCTTAATTCCGTTTGTTTTGGCCCCAGTCGTTAATGTTGTAATTGGGAAGGCGTTTATTGATTTCCATATCATGAGAGGCTTTATGTACTTCATGTCGTGGGCATTGCCTGGGCCGATTGGTGCATTCATCGATACCAATTTCCAGTGGACTTCTTTGCTGCTTATGGCAATTTTGCTAACTGTGGATGCGCTGATCTATATGCCATTTATTAAAGCGTACGATGCTGAACTGCTTGAACAAGAAGCTGCTGTCGATGCCGGCACTGCAACCGCTGCAGCAACTGCTGGTGCAAGTGAAGTTACAGCTGAAGCAGATGCAGCAACGGCACAAGAATTCCCAGAACCGGAAGAGGTAAAGCAGGCTGAAACAGCTAAGCAAGAGGAAGCTAATCAAAATCCAGCTGCAGGAAAGAAACTCGATCATGAGTTGAAAGTATTAGTGCTATGTGCTGGTGGTGGTACAAGCGAACAATTAGCCAATGCCTTGACTGAAGGCGCTAAAGAGTATCATGAACCAATCGTTGCCAGTGCAGGTGCATATGGCTCACATCATGATATTTTGCCAAACTATGATCTGGTTGTTCTGGCACCACAAGTTCGAACCTACTACAGTGACTTAAAGCATGATACGGATCGTTTGGGGATTAAACTTGTTGCAACTAAAGGTCAACAATATATAGCCTTAACGCGTGATCCTGAAAAGGCATTGGATTTTATTGTTGAAAATTATAAGGATGTCGAAAAGAAACCACAAGATAGTTCAGATTCAAAGTAA
- a CDS encoding FAD-dependent oxidoreductase — protein MKILVIGATHAGTFATQQILTDHPDAEVTVYERNNNLSFLSCGIALWVGDHVSDPDKMFYSSPEALAKLGANMQMEHDVLNIDPATKTVEVKDLKTGTVTTDTYDKLVYTTGSTPIIPNIPGIHDSNVYLCKNWSDAKTLKDLAPSIKSAIVIGAGYIGAELAEQFALTDKEVTLIDGLPRVLAKNFDATITDRVEKLYTDHGVHLALNEMVTEFAQADQGIKVTTNKGDYTADIAILCTGFRPNTDLLKDHLDTLPNGAVITNAYMQTSDPDIFAAGDTATVHYNPTGKNDYIPLATNAVRQGILVGKNIMTPTEKYLGTQSSSAVELFDHAIAASGLTVEGAHARGLELDSVTIEQDYRPDFMLTTTPVLCSLTWDPKTHEVKGGAFFSKHDISQSANVISLAIQTHMTIETLAMVDMLFQPNFDQPINWVNAVAMAAVAKAKKKTTTPVA, from the coding sequence ATGAAGATTCTTGTCATTGGTGCTACCCATGCCGGTACATTTGCAACCCAGCAGATTCTAACCGACCATCCAGATGCAGAGGTTACTGTCTACGAACGCAATAACAACCTGTCCTTCCTCTCGTGCGGCATTGCTTTGTGGGTTGGTGATCATGTCAGTGACCCGGATAAAATGTTCTATTCCAGTCCCGAAGCACTCGCTAAACTCGGTGCTAATATGCAAATGGAACATGACGTGCTCAATATTGATCCAGCAACTAAAACAGTTGAAGTCAAGGATCTAAAAACCGGAACCGTTACTACCGATACTTATGACAAATTAGTCTACACAACCGGATCGACGCCAATCATTCCAAATATTCCCGGTATTCACGATTCAAACGTCTACTTATGCAAAAATTGGTCCGACGCCAAGACGCTAAAAGATCTGGCCCCGTCCATTAAAAGCGCCATTGTCATCGGTGCAGGCTACATCGGTGCAGAATTAGCCGAACAATTTGCGTTAACCGACAAAGAAGTCACGTTAATCGATGGACTTCCACGGGTTTTGGCGAAAAACTTTGACGCCACTATCACGGATCGCGTTGAAAAGCTTTACACCGATCACGGGGTTCACTTGGCACTCAATGAGATGGTTACCGAGTTCGCACAAGCTGATCAGGGTATCAAGGTTACAACCAATAAAGGCGACTATACCGCGGATATTGCAATTTTATGTACCGGCTTCCGTCCGAACACGGATCTGCTAAAGGACCATCTGGACACCCTGCCTAATGGCGCTGTCATAACAAATGCATATATGCAGACCAGTGACCCCGACATTTTCGCTGCTGGTGATACCGCTACCGTCCACTATAATCCGACTGGCAAAAATGACTACATCCCGCTTGCGACCAACGCAGTCCGTCAGGGCATTCTTGTTGGTAAAAATATCATGACCCCCACGGAAAAATACCTGGGAACACAATCTAGCTCGGCTGTTGAACTTTTTGATCACGCCATTGCGGCAAGCGGCCTAACGGTGGAAGGCGCTCACGCACGTGGACTTGAGCTTGATAGTGTCACGATCGAACAGGATTATCGTCCCGATTTCATGTTAACCACAACGCCGGTGCTCTGCAGCCTGACATGGGATCCCAAGACGCACGAAGTTAAAGGAGGTGCCTTTTTCTCCAAGCACGATATCAGCCAAAGCGCTAATGTCATTTCGCTAGCGATCCAGACCCACATGACGATCGAAACACTTGCGATGGTTGACATGCTCTTCCAACCTAACTTCGATCAGCCGATTAACTGGGTAAACGCCGTAGCTATGGCGGCAGTTGCCAAGGCTAAAAAGAAAACGACAACACCGGTAGCCTAA
- a CDS encoding sce7725 family protein, translating to MNYFPIIRGKQFDLAAVSELATHQQLPATVTPILEPVKDIPGVSKATRAFSRAQHAAYVIQNPQVGTYRLLATPRHLPNISGTVQQARIFDAQPAPLIIATTAAQAKLLPRRQLALVPDEARVRQLALPHAVYLNDHFTVYPHTSDYGLLQDEFYQYPPLMLPGIGFADYPLATADYFEHGYPQRALAIHLVYPAADGSLRLHHFVSVNNDDFTNPQAKFFEILVQLAAWLPHHPDAQTLGTKALMAAAAQHHFPGLGVVRKFQLMHHLEMIGRWLASTATT from the coding sequence ATGAACTATTTTCCAATTATCCGCGGCAAACAATTCGACTTAGCGGCCGTCTCGGAATTGGCCACCCACCAGCAATTGCCCGCCACCGTCACGCCAATTCTTGAGCCGGTTAAAGACATCCCCGGCGTCTCCAAAGCTACCCGTGCCTTTAGCCGAGCCCAGCATGCCGCTTATGTGATTCAAAACCCGCAAGTCGGGACGTATCGCTTATTGGCAACCCCGCGTCATTTACCGAACATCAGTGGGACCGTTCAGCAGGCGCGGATTTTTGATGCCCAACCAGCGCCTTTGATTATTGCGACCACAGCCGCCCAAGCCAAATTATTGCCGCGCCGTCAGCTGGCCTTGGTGCCTGATGAAGCTCGGGTGCGCCAGTTAGCTTTGCCACACGCGGTTTATTTAAATGATCACTTCACCGTTTATCCACACACATCTGATTATGGGCTGCTGCAAGATGAGTTTTACCAATACCCGCCGTTGATGTTGCCAGGCATCGGCTTTGCGGATTACCCGCTGGCCACTGCTGATTATTTCGAGCATGGCTATCCGCAGCGCGCCTTAGCCATCCACCTTGTTTACCCGGCAGCTGATGGTTCCCTGCGCCTGCACCATTTTGTTTCAGTCAACAATGACGACTTCACTAACCCGCAAGCCAAATTTTTTGAAATTCTGGTGCAGCTGGCTGCGTGGTTACCACACCATCCCGACGCACAGACGCTCGGAACGAAAGCTTTGATGGCAGCGGCCGCGCAGCATCATTTCCCGGGGTTGGGAGTTGTACGTAAGTTCCAATTGATGCATCATTTGGAAATGATTGGCAGGTGGCTGGCCAGCACCGCGACCACTTGA
- the lacG gene encoding 6-phospho-beta-galactosidase → MTSLLNRVQSLPKGFVWGGATAAYQVEGATKVDSKGKTMWDDYLKAQGRFSPDPASDFYHLYPEDIELAKLYGLNAIRVSIAWTRIFPDGYGEPNQAGVAYYHRLFKCCLDNGITPYVSLHHFDSPKTLFDDGDWLNRKNIDYFVDYVDFCFKEFPEVKNWFTINELISLAFSQYIQGNFPPNHHFDVTSAIQAQHNELLAHARVVNLFKEKGYQGRIGLIHVLQPVYPYPDTPANEHAAALEDAFMNRFLLDGTFKGEYTPETMALINELLKANHAKLEIEPGDMDVLKQASTQNDYFGMNYYQPSFVAAYEGESTNSFNGTGEKGTSSFKFQGVGQHVKNPDVPTTDWDWNIYPAGMYDMLKRVAREYPNSKTIYITENGLGYKDKYEGIGNLIEDDKRIDFIDQHVAALLKARSEGVDVQGYFVWSLQDQFSWANGYNKRYGLFYVNFETQAREIKKSALWFRELGKTLKN, encoded by the coding sequence GTGACAAGTTTATTGAATCGCGTTCAATCACTGCCTAAAGGTTTTGTTTGGGGTGGAGCGACTGCTGCTTATCAGGTAGAAGGCGCCACCAAGGTAGACAGTAAAGGCAAAACCATGTGGGATGACTATCTGAAAGCTCAAGGCAGATTTTCGCCTGACCCAGCCAGTGATTTTTATCATCTTTATCCAGAAGATATTGAACTCGCCAAGCTCTATGGGTTGAATGCTATTCGGGTTTCGATTGCCTGGACACGGATCTTCCCAGATGGTTACGGTGAACCTAATCAAGCTGGGGTCGCATACTATCATCGTTTGTTTAAGTGCTGCCTTGATAACGGCATTACCCCGTATGTTTCGCTGCATCACTTCGATTCACCTAAAACGCTGTTCGATGATGGGGATTGGCTGAACCGTAAGAATATAGACTATTTTGTCGATTATGTCGATTTTTGCTTTAAAGAATTTCCGGAAGTTAAGAACTGGTTCACCATCAATGAGCTCATCTCGTTAGCCTTTTCGCAATACATTCAAGGCAACTTCCCGCCAAATCATCACTTTGATGTTACCAGTGCTATTCAAGCGCAGCACAACGAACTGTTAGCCCATGCGCGCGTGGTCAACTTGTTTAAGGAAAAAGGCTATCAAGGACGAATCGGATTGATTCATGTGCTGCAGCCGGTATATCCGTACCCGGATACACCAGCTAATGAGCATGCTGCGGCACTTGAAGATGCCTTCATGAATCGGTTCCTGCTGGATGGTACGTTTAAAGGCGAATATACGCCCGAAACGATGGCGTTGATCAATGAATTGCTGAAGGCCAACCATGCCAAGCTTGAAATCGAACCAGGCGATATGGATGTGTTGAAGCAAGCGTCCACGCAAAATGATTACTTTGGCATGAATTACTATCAACCTTCTTTTGTTGCTGCCTACGAAGGTGAAAGCACAAATTCGTTTAATGGTACCGGCGAAAAAGGGACCAGTTCCTTTAAGTTCCAAGGGGTTGGCCAGCACGTCAAAAATCCGGATGTGCCGACGACTGATTGGGACTGGAATATTTATCCGGCTGGCATGTACGACATGCTCAAACGAGTAGCTCGCGAATATCCAAATAGCAAGACGATTTACATTACTGAAAATGGCCTTGGTTATAAGGATAAGTATGAAGGCATTGGCAACCTCATTGAAGATGACAAACGCATCGATTTTATTGATCAACATGTTGCTGCGTTACTAAAAGCCCGCAGTGAAGGCGTTGATGTCCAAGGTTACTTCGTTTGGTCGCTGCAGGATCAATTTTCATGGGCCAATGGGTATAACAAACGATATGGGTTATTCTATGTCAACTTTGAAACCCAAGCGCGCGAAATTAAGAAGAGCGCACTGTGGTTTAGAGAATTAGGTAAAACCTTAAAAAATTAA
- a CDS encoding PTS lactose/cellobiose transporter subunit IIA has product MATKEEISMTGFAIVAYAGDAKTDLIEALNEARKGNFEHARSLVKEARQSIDDAHNEQTKLLSKEAGGENMDVTFIMVHGQDTLMTTMMLLDTISFTIDEYERLAAIEKQLGIALPTNDIH; this is encoded by the coding sequence ATGGCAACCAAAGAAGAGATTTCAATGACCGGTTTTGCAATTGTTGCTTATGCCGGTGATGCGAAAACCGATTTAATTGAAGCATTGAACGAGGCTCGTAAAGGCAACTTCGAACATGCCCGCTCACTTGTTAAAGAAGCGCGTCAAAGTATCGATGACGCCCATAATGAACAAACCAAACTGCTTAGTAAAGAGGCAGGCGGCGAGAATATGGATGTTACTTTCATCATGGTTCATGGCCAAGATACGCTAATGACCACGATGATGCTGCTAGATACGATTAGTTTCACGATTGATGAGTATGAACGACTGGCGGCAATTGAAAAACAATTAGGCATTGCATTGCCAACAAACGATATCCATTAA